One region of Termitidicoccus mucosus genomic DNA includes:
- a CDS encoding glycoside hydrolase family 28 protein, translated as MPAAVLKFGILLGMGALAFAIFPARAATQPAPPASPFVSVTATGAVGDGVTLDTAAIQRAIDLCHAGGGGRVVIPPGRFLAGTLFLRSRVNLHLESGAVLLGSTDRDADYPVQPPSAYRSLHDVNGFRSLIYALGQEDVSVTGLGTIDGQGGEFAYGGHDKDGRPRILLFISCKRVRVENLRLQNSAAWMAHFLNCERVQIRGLDVWNHCNKNNDMLDIDGCREVTVSDCISDTDDDGITLKSTGPAPCENITITNCVLSSRCVAIKAGTESTGGFRNIAISNCVIKPTKSDLKFFGHALGGGAIALQIVDGGVMDGVLVSNISIEKTLAPLSIRLGNRARPHTEGAPVPGVGSLRNVMFQNIRATGAGNFGQSIMGIPGHLVENITFSNIRIQLASAGTKADVGKALAEKEAAFPGPTMWGRLPAYGLYVRHARNVRLHDVVVEPAEGEPRPAFYAEDAPGLLVRDCNFHEP; from the coding sequence ATGCCCGCCGCCGTTTTGAAATTCGGAATTCTTTTGGGGATGGGGGCTTTGGCGTTTGCAATTTTCCCCGCTCGCGCCGCCACGCAACCCGCCCCGCCCGCTTCCCCCTTCGTCTCCGTCACCGCGACCGGTGCCGTCGGCGACGGCGTCACCCTCGACACCGCCGCCATCCAGCGGGCCATCGACCTTTGCCACGCCGGCGGCGGCGGTCGCGTCGTCATCCCGCCGGGCCGCTTCCTTGCCGGCACGCTGTTTTTGCGCAGCCGCGTGAACCTCCATCTCGAATCCGGGGCGGTGCTCCTCGGCAGCACCGACCGCGACGCCGATTATCCCGTCCAGCCGCCCTCCGCCTACCGCTCGCTGCACGACGTGAACGGCTTCCGTTCGCTCATCTACGCGCTCGGTCAGGAGGATGTTTCGGTGACAGGCCTCGGCACCATCGACGGACAAGGCGGCGAGTTTGCCTATGGCGGCCACGACAAGGACGGACGCCCGCGCATCCTCCTCTTCATATCCTGCAAGCGCGTCCGCGTCGAAAACCTCCGCCTGCAAAACTCCGCCGCCTGGATGGCGCATTTTCTCAATTGCGAGCGCGTGCAAATCCGCGGCCTCGACGTTTGGAACCACTGCAACAAAAACAACGATATGCTCGACATCGACGGCTGCCGCGAGGTCACGGTAAGCGATTGCATCAGTGACACCGACGACGACGGCATCACGCTCAAGAGCACCGGCCCCGCGCCCTGCGAAAACATCACGATCACCAACTGCGTGCTGAGCAGCCGCTGCGTCGCCATCAAGGCCGGCACCGAATCCACCGGCGGTTTCCGCAACATCGCCATCTCGAATTGCGTCATCAAACCCACAAAATCGGATCTGAAGTTTTTCGGGCACGCCTTGGGTGGCGGCGCGATCGCCCTCCAAATCGTGGACGGCGGAGTGATGGACGGCGTGCTCGTCAGCAACATCAGCATAGAAAAAACGCTCGCCCCGCTCTCCATTCGCCTCGGCAACCGCGCGCGACCCCACACCGAGGGCGCGCCCGTGCCCGGCGTCGGCAGTCTGCGCAACGTGATGTTTCAGAACATCCGGGCCACCGGCGCGGGAAATTTTGGACAATCCATCATGGGCATTCCCGGTCATCTCGTGGAAAACATCACGTTCTCCAACATCCGCATTCAGCTCGCCAGCGCCGGGACAAAGGCGGACGTGGGAAAGGCGCTCGCCGAAAAGGAAGCCGCGTTTCCCGGGCCCACGATGTGGGGCCGTCTGCCCGCCTACGGACTCTATGTCCGCCATGCGCGCAATGTCCGCCTGCACGATGTCGTCGTCGAACCAGCCGAGGGCGAGCCGCGCCCGGCCTTTTACGCCGAGGACGCCCCCGGTCTGCTCGTGCGCGACTGCAATTTCCATGAACCATGA
- a CDS encoding glycerophosphoryl diester phosphodiesterase produces MRTLRRLLIIHFSFLILNCARSAPVPALSNTAVRLQWQQAADGWRLVAADALDASGNAVPAGAPSGRYTILYSATEPDKTPAPFSLSGRTDVFPEPIYKYPVPRWAKATVPAALNLAGEERSFFPSDAEKSADGAWVFRHRTDVADLSACWSLDPSFPGDVRVTLTLTARKAGWFSLPTPTLATVSPGDLKWAVVPGYFKGNTFNPDFPLAFAYGHGLPDRPVIANEGAASTLASIITNKAGATLAVIAEPGVVDPWPKDGPARELWRIGLSHMNRAGQLSPTLYRALLGSRDSRLEAGETLVFSFRYSLRNDDWFAAIRHAAYDIYRLDDFLALKKPARSLSQRLHSLHRYVTDDATSLWHTEQFGGLTIGAQAYNGGVVGAERDPKKPGDYDAMKNSDYGAMWMLARLTGDPRLTRDRLPFARNFKFVQQQAAPGFFQGAAIGQYYLAKSRRFVEEWGDYVEPIAITYYTMLDLGNILLFEPGDNELRERLRLGAERLLQWQRRDGSWAVAYDHATQKELFTELPDVRATFYGLVVAHRILGDQKYLDAARRGADWFIENGVKPARFIGVCGDARFAPDFATVQSAQAFLDLFDLTADVRYREAAIECARQYVTEIFTQPLATNQKKTGKKRALFDWQVNPTGLAFEHGGSIGTASGSGPILLASYAGLYVRMAQITGEPLFRDLARAAALARDAFLHPDTQVASYYWLHLNAGPGSFPHHAWWQFGWITDYLVSEIELRSAGGITFPRGFITPKVGPHACFGFAPGRLYGRPVNLAWGEIDTGMPEVDYVVARDTGGARTHVILLNNSPRAVKTTVKAPPSAFTGLDAKTWKSAALRAGAGQAEELPAGQAAWPVDIPAYGLAVLELSPEN; encoded by the coding sequence ATGCGCACCCTCCGCCGTCTCCTCATTATCCATTTTTCATTCTTAATTCTTAACTGCGCGCGCAGCGCGCCCGTGCCTGCGCTGTCCAACACCGCCGTCCGTCTGCAATGGCAACAGGCCGCCGACGGCTGGCGTCTCGTCGCCGCCGATGCGCTCGATGCTTCCGGCAACGCCGTTCCTGCCGGCGCGCCCTCGGGCCGTTACACCATCCTCTATTCCGCGACCGAGCCGGACAAGACGCCCGCCCCGTTTTCGCTCTCCGGGCGCACTGACGTTTTTCCAGAACCCATCTACAAATATCCCGTGCCGCGCTGGGCCAAGGCCACCGTCCCCGCCGCCTTGAACCTCGCCGGCGAGGAGCGTTCCTTTTTCCCGTCCGACGCCGAAAAATCCGCTGACGGCGCGTGGGTGTTCCGCCACCGGACCGATGTCGCCGACCTTTCGGCGTGCTGGAGCCTCGATCCATCGTTTCCCGGCGACGTGCGCGTCACCCTGACGCTCACCGCCCGCAAGGCCGGCTGGTTTTCGCTCCCCACGCCGACGCTCGCCACCGTTTCGCCCGGCGATTTGAAGTGGGCCGTCGTGCCGGGTTATTTCAAGGGCAACACCTTCAATCCCGACTTTCCCCTTGCGTTCGCCTACGGCCACGGCCTGCCCGACCGTCCGGTCATCGCGAATGAAGGCGCGGCCTCCACGCTCGCCTCCATCATCACCAACAAGGCCGGCGCCACGCTCGCGGTCATCGCCGAGCCCGGCGTGGTCGATCCCTGGCCGAAGGACGGCCCGGCGCGCGAGCTCTGGCGCATCGGCCTCTCGCACATGAACCGTGCGGGCCAGCTCTCGCCCACGCTCTACCGCGCGCTCCTCGGCAGCCGGGACTCGCGGCTCGAAGCCGGCGAAACGCTGGTGTTCTCCTTCCGCTATTCACTGCGCAACGACGACTGGTTCGCCGCCATCAGGCACGCCGCCTACGACATATACCGGCTCGACGATTTTCTCGCGCTCAAGAAACCCGCCCGCTCCCTCAGCCAGAGGCTCCACTCGCTGCACCGCTACGTCACCGACGACGCCACTTCCCTCTGGCACACCGAGCAGTTCGGCGGACTGACCATCGGCGCGCAGGCCTACAACGGCGGCGTCGTCGGCGCCGAGCGCGATCCCAAGAAGCCCGGCGACTACGACGCCATGAAAAACTCCGACTACGGCGCGATGTGGATGCTCGCACGGCTCACCGGCGACCCGCGCCTCACCCGCGACCGCCTGCCCTTCGCGCGCAACTTCAAGTTCGTGCAGCAACAGGCCGCCCCCGGCTTTTTCCAGGGCGCGGCCATCGGCCAGTATTACCTGGCGAAATCCCGCCGCTTCGTCGAGGAGTGGGGTGATTACGTCGAGCCCATCGCCATCACCTACTACACGATGCTCGATCTCGGAAACATCCTCCTCTTCGAACCGGGCGACAACGAGCTGCGCGAGCGCCTCCGCCTCGGCGCCGAACGGCTTCTCCAGTGGCAGCGTCGGGACGGAAGCTGGGCTGTCGCCTACGACCACGCCACGCAAAAGGAGCTCTTTACCGAACTGCCCGACGTTCGCGCAACGTTCTACGGTCTGGTCGTCGCCCATCGCATCCTCGGTGACCAAAAGTATCTCGACGCCGCCCGCCGCGGCGCGGACTGGTTTATTGAAAACGGGGTCAAGCCCGCGCGTTTCATCGGCGTCTGCGGCGACGCCCGCTTCGCGCCCGATTTCGCCACCGTGCAAAGCGCGCAAGCCTTTCTCGACCTCTTCGACCTCACCGCCGACGTCCGTTATCGCGAAGCCGCCATCGAATGCGCCCGCCAGTATGTGACGGAAATTTTCACCCAGCCGCTGGCCACCAACCAAAAGAAAACCGGCAAAAAGCGCGCGCTCTTCGACTGGCAGGTCAACCCGACCGGCTTGGCCTTCGAGCACGGCGGCAGCATCGGCACGGCCAGCGGAAGCGGCCCCATTCTCCTGGCAAGTTATGCGGGGCTCTATGTTCGCATGGCGCAAATCACGGGCGAGCCGCTTTTCCGCGACCTCGCCCGCGCCGCCGCGCTGGCCCGCGATGCGTTTCTCCATCCCGACACCCAGGTGGCGTCCTACTACTGGCTGCACTTGAACGCGGGCCCCGGCTCCTTCCCGCATCACGCGTGGTGGCAGTTTGGCTGGATCACCGATTATCTCGTCTCCGAAATCGAATTGCGTTCCGCCGGGGGCATCACATTTCCGCGCGGCTTCATCACGCCCAAAGTCGGCCCGCACGCCTGCTTCGGTTTCGCGCCGGGCAGGCTTTACGGGCGGCCCGTCAACCTCGCCTGGGGCGAGATCGACACCGGGATGCCGGAGGTCGATTACGTCGTCGCCCGCGACACCGGCGGCGCGCGCACCCACGTCATCCTGTTGAACAACAGCCCGCGCGCCGTGAAAACTACCGTGAAGGCGCCGCCCTCCGCGTTCACCGGCCTCGATGCGAAGACATGGAAATCCGCCGCCCTGCGCGCCGGCGCAGGCCAGGCGGAGGAACTCCCCGCCGGGCAAGCCGCGTGGCCCGTGGACATTCCCGCCTACGGCCTGGCGGTGCTGGAATTGAGTCCGGAAAACTGA
- a CDS encoding glycosyl hydrolase — translation MSPPHILRPATLAFCWLFSVISFQPPVFSSPTPLESGFDQPPATARPLTWWHWIAGNVTKAGITADLTAMKEAGIAGVQLFDAGIYLPSGPVRYGTDNWHDHVQFAIREAARLDLDVSLMNTPGWSASGGPWVTPERSMKKLVWTETGVVVAGAEVTSGKSQVPSVAVAVRLPQPEAKENFYRDIAVLAVPADGARPVLDAANIVSAKSTSGVRLDAAIDGDPATAAAFPAQPSHVLTFALRAPAAASRLALQLNGLEMPFKGRGALRASDDGTTFTVVKEFQFEAAPDAGEAQITVGFKPVTARFFRVSLSTTKAPKQPAAFSIAELSLTHDAAIPELQPNRIRMNASPVPRAAAQRSEDKFRAKREACHVRAPGVAAVLSRDDIHDLTAFMKTDGSLSAKLPPGRWTILRFGFTSTGAKNHPAVPEGHGLEIDKLDADAVAFQFEQSVGRIIRDAGPFAGKTLTGLLFDSFEAGFQNWTDRFPEQFRALHGYDFVPLLPLVTGRVIESQAFADCVLHDFRATVNHGFKENYIGVMQRLAHAHGMKLYCESYGGPLIAAVNGPKIDVLMGEFWLHSRFPSRLKFAASAANLLDKPVVAAESLSARPEEDGWGASLPALKRPGDHAFASGINRFILHTYAHQPRESAPGFTLGRYGTRFNRLNTWWPHLRAWTDYIARSQFLLQQGWRHADLLLLQNEDLGHAFPATELKRLPAGYDFDFAYPASLPAMRVENGVISLPHGPRWRVVVTPAFPWAAEAATLRWLRDAVRSGVLLVGNPPECPAGLADLRRQQDFDALVAELWRGLSAGKNPEKQIGAGFVSRAPVGEALKAHGIIRDLAWPGAEALAGDGESGLGFLHRRTAAGDDVYFVFNYTDTTFAAPVDFRVAGRRPELWDALSGKRAPAPFFETQGAVTRVPLSLETNASVFVVFPAGAPLCRARPCVAPRMTDGENSRPDTRSGPTALLPGTIFLNARYYQPAAGQSAFRIPQSALEGPWTLEFANKTLGTPDSIVLEKLVPWNEHDDDAIRHYSGTGIYRKTLKLPADFAAGARRLILDLGQVADIAEVRVNGRIVATLWTPPRRADLTDFLRAGDNALEIRVTNTWVNRLIGDERIPVDYGYQPEGTSKFTDGRLLELPAWISNPEGGAKNPRHTFSTWKHYDADSPLHPAGLLGPVRLEAYRELIP, via the coding sequence ATGTCCCCTCCGCACATCCTCCGTCCCGCGACGCTCGCGTTTTGCTGGCTTTTTTCGGTCATCAGCTTTCAGCCCCCGGTCTTTTCCTCCCCCACGCCGCTCGAATCCGGCTTCGACCAGCCGCCCGCCACCGCCCGCCCCCTCACGTGGTGGCACTGGATTGCGGGCAACGTCACCAAGGCCGGCATCACCGCAGACCTCACCGCGATGAAGGAAGCCGGCATTGCCGGCGTGCAGCTCTTCGACGCGGGCATCTACCTGCCGTCCGGCCCCGTGCGCTACGGCACCGACAACTGGCACGATCACGTCCAGTTCGCCATCCGCGAAGCCGCCAGGCTCGACTTGGATGTCTCGCTCATGAACACCCCCGGATGGTCCGCCAGCGGCGGCCCCTGGGTGACGCCGGAGCGCTCCATGAAAAAGCTCGTCTGGACCGAAACAGGCGTCGTCGTCGCTGGCGCCGAAGTTACGAGTGGCAAGTCTCAAGTGCCAAGTGTCGCCGTCGCTGTCCGGCTGCCGCAGCCGGAGGCGAAGGAGAACTTTTACCGCGACATCGCCGTGCTCGCGGTTCCTGCCGACGGCGCCCGGCCTGTCCTCGACGCCGCGAACATCGTCTCCGCGAAATCCACCTCGGGCGTCCGCCTCGACGCCGCGATTGACGGAGACCCGGCCACCGCGGCCGCCTTTCCCGCGCAGCCCTCGCATGTCCTCACCTTCGCCTTGCGCGCCCCCGCGGCCGCCTCGCGCCTCGCCCTGCAACTGAACGGCCTCGAAATGCCCTTCAAGGGACGCGGCGCCCTGCGCGCCTCCGACGACGGAACGACTTTCACCGTCGTGAAGGAATTCCAATTCGAGGCCGCGCCGGATGCCGGGGAAGCGCAGATCACCGTGGGTTTCAAGCCGGTCACGGCGCGCTTTTTCCGCGTCAGCCTTTCCACGACCAAGGCGCCAAAACAACCCGCCGCCTTTTCCATCGCCGAGCTTTCCCTGACGCATGACGCGGCCATCCCCGAGCTCCAGCCCAACCGCATCCGCATGAATGCGTCCCCGGTCCCGCGCGCCGCCGCCCAAAGGAGCGAGGACAAGTTCCGAGCGAAGCGAGAAGCCTGCCATGTCCGCGCTCCCGGTGTCGCCGCCGTCCTGTCGCGCGACGACATTCACGATCTCACCGCCTTCATGAAGACCGACGGCAGCCTCTCTGCCAAACTGCCGCCCGGGCGCTGGACGATTCTGCGTTTCGGCTTCACCTCCACCGGGGCGAAAAACCACCCGGCGGTGCCCGAGGGACACGGGCTGGAAATCGACAAGCTCGACGCGGATGCCGTCGCCTTCCAGTTCGAGCAATCCGTCGGGCGCATCATCCGCGACGCCGGGCCGTTCGCCGGGAAAACCCTCACCGGGTTGCTCTTCGACAGCTTCGAGGCTGGCTTCCAGAATTGGACGGACCGCTTCCCGGAGCAGTTTCGCGCCCTGCACGGCTACGACTTCGTGCCGCTGCTGCCCCTCGTCACGGGGCGCGTCATCGAATCGCAGGCGTTCGCCGACTGCGTGCTCCATGACTTTCGCGCCACCGTCAACCATGGTTTTAAAGAAAACTACATCGGCGTCATGCAGCGCCTCGCGCACGCGCACGGGATGAAACTCTATTGCGAGTCCTACGGCGGGCCGCTCATCGCGGCGGTCAACGGGCCGAAAATCGACGTTCTCATGGGCGAATTCTGGCTGCATTCGCGCTTCCCCTCGCGGCTCAAGTTCGCCGCCTCCGCCGCCAACCTCCTCGACAAGCCCGTCGTCGCCGCCGAGTCGCTCAGCGCCCGTCCCGAGGAGGACGGCTGGGGTGCCTCGCTGCCCGCGCTCAAGCGCCCCGGCGACCATGCCTTCGCCAGCGGCATCAATCGCTTCATCCTCCACACTTACGCGCACCAGCCCCGCGAGTCCGCGCCGGGCTTCACCCTCGGGCGCTACGGCACGCGCTTCAACCGCCTCAACACCTGGTGGCCGCACCTGCGCGCCTGGACGGACTACATCGCGCGCTCGCAATTCCTGCTGCAACAGGGCTGGCGCCACGCCGACCTGCTGCTGCTGCAAAACGAGGACCTCGGCCACGCCTTCCCCGCGACCGAACTCAAGCGCCTGCCCGCCGGCTACGACTTCGACTTCGCCTATCCCGCCAGCCTCCCGGCCATGCGCGTCGAAAACGGCGTCATCTCCCTTCCTCACGGCCCGCGCTGGCGCGTCGTGGTGACGCCGGCGTTTCCCTGGGCGGCGGAAGCCGCCACGCTGCGCTGGCTGCGCGACGCCGTCCGCTCGGGCGTGCTGCTGGTCGGCAACCCGCCCGAGTGCCCCGCCGGTCTCGCCGACCTTCGGCGACAGCAAGACTTCGACGCGCTCGTCGCCGAACTCTGGCGCGGTTTGTCGGCGGGGAAAAATCCCGAAAAACAAATCGGCGCCGGCTTCGTCTCCCGCGCGCCCGTCGGCGAGGCGCTCAAGGCGCACGGCATCATCCGCGACCTCGCGTGGCCGGGGGCGGAGGCGCTCGCGGGCGACGGCGAGTCCGGGCTGGGTTTTCTTCACCGCCGCACCGCGGCGGGCGACGATGTGTATTTTGTTTTCAACTACACCGACACCACCTTCGCCGCGCCGGTCGATTTCCGCGTTGCCGGACGCCGCCCCGAACTTTGGGACGCCCTCTCCGGGAAGCGCGCCCCCGCGCCGTTTTTTGAGACGCAGGGGGCGGTCACACGCGTTCCGCTTTCCCTCGAGACCAACGCCTCCGTCTTCGTCGTTTTCCCGGCGGGTGCGCCGCTTTGTAGGGCGCGACCTTGCGTCGCGCCGCGAATGACGGATGGAGAAAATTCGCGGCCTGACACAAGGTCAGGCCCTACCGCCCTCCTGCCCGGCACCATTTTCCTGAATGCCCGCTACTACCAGCCCGCCGCCGGCCAATCGGCATTCCGCATTCCGCAATCCGCATTGGAAGGCCCGTGGACGCTCGAGTTTGCCAACAAAACCCTCGGCACGCCGGACTCCATTGTCCTCGAAAAACTCGTCCCGTGGAACGAGCACGACGACGACGCCATCCGGCACTATTCGGGCACGGGCATCTACCGCAAAACTTTGAAGCTGCCGGCGGACTTCGCCGCGGGCGCGCGCCGCCTCATCCTCGACTTGGGGCAGGTGGCCGACATCGCCGAGGTGCGCGTCAACGGGCGTATTGTCGCCACGCTGTGGACGCCGCCGCGCCGCGCCGACCTCACGGATTTTCTCCGCGCCGGCGACAATGCCCTCGAAATCCGCGTGACGAACACCTGGGTCAACCGCCTCATCGGCGACGAGCGCATTCCGGTCGATTACGGCTACCAGCCGGAAGGCACCAGCAAGTTTACCGACGGACGCCTGCTGGAGCTTCCGGCGTGGATCAGCAATCCCGAGGGCGGCGCGAAAAATCCACGCCACACCTTCAGCACGTGGAAACACTACGACGCCGATTCCCCGCTGCACCCCGCCGGCCTGCTCGGCCCGGTCCGGCTGGAAGCCTATCGCGAACTCATCCCCTGA